From a region of the Candida albicans SC5314 chromosome 1, complete sequence genome:
- a CDS encoding uncharacterized protein (Ortholog(s) have role in retrograde transport, endosome to Golgi and cytosol, late endosome, nucleus localization) — MPEYLKFRSKPSGRHEGKQHIIIVGAGIVGVCTAYYIVKHPKFDPEKFHITLIESKRVAGGASGKAGGLLALWAFPEQIVSLSFNLHQQLSNEYNGEKEWGYRRLTTVSLEGDISHLSNKKHNEHGDDEDEDEDEDEDENSEGQYEFDDISFKRTTTHDSDSSSSITDRPPKKTSRNTRSSSTVQLGSLKSTLPPTLNWITSSLIESCSKLGGTDTTAQVHPYKFTNFILKKAVEESKGALEMILGKVNQITYSEESGSATGVEYQPTSVKEDKHQDEIINVEADQIVLTVGPWTSKILPDCPISGLRAHSITIAPFKDQPVSPYAIFTEFKTGPYSYISPEIYARQDEVYVCGEGDSTVAVPETTDDVEVVKSKCDELFRQVGKVSPNLRRGQILKRQACYLPVLDVPSSSGPLIGETNVSNLYLASGHSCWGINNAPGTGKIMSELLLEGDVKCADISSLDPSLYFDASVLFEDEVEEYDYEDEAAEEDEEDEY, encoded by the coding sequence ATGCCAGagtatttgaaatttcGTTCTAAACCATCAGGTAGACATGAAGGCAAACAACATATCATAATTGTTGGAGCCGGTATTGTTGGCGTATGCACAGCTTACTACATTGTGAAACATCCTAAATTTGATCCTGAGAAATTTCATATAACACTTATAGAAAGTAAAAGAGTTGCAGGAGGTGCAAGTGGTAAAGCAGGAGGATTACTAGCCTTATGGGCTTTCCCAGAACAAATTGTTTCCTTATCATTCAATCTACACcaacaattatcaaatgaatACAATGGAGAAAAAGAATGGGGGTATAGACGATTGACCACTGTTTCATTGGAAGGAGATATATCACATTTAAGCAATAAAAAGCATAATGAACACGGTGACGATGAAGATGAGGACGAAGATGAAGACGAGGATGAAAACAGCGAGGGCCAATATGAGTTTGACGACATTAGTTTTAAACGGACAACTACTCATGATAGTGATTCTTCCTCCTCAATAACCGACAGACCACCTAAAAAGACTTCCAGAAATACAAGGTCATCTTCAACAGTTCAATTAGGATCATTGAAAAGCACTTTACCTCCAACGTTGAATTGGATCActtcatcattaattgaaagTTGTTCGAAATTGGGAGGTACCGATACAACTGCACAAGTTCATCCTTACAAATTtaccaattttattttgaaaaaagccGTTGAAGAATCAAAGGGAGCATTGGAAATGATTTTAGGTAAAGTGAACCAAATTACTTATTCTGAAGAATCTGGATCGGCAACCGGTGTAGAATATCAACCCACTTCTGTGAAAGAGGACAAGCATCAAGATGAAATAATTAATGTTGAGGCAGATCAAATTGTGTTGACAGTGGGACCTTGGACATCTAAAATCTTACCTGATTGTCCAATATCGGGGTTACGAGCACATTCAATCACCATTGCCCCATTTAAAGATCAACCTGTTAGTCCGTATGCCATCTTTACTGAATTTAAAACAGGTCCATATTCGTACATATCGCCAGAAATTTACGCCCGTCAGGACGAGGTGTATGTGTGTGGAGAAGGTGATTCAACAGTGGCTGTTCCAGAAACAACAGATGATGTTGAAGTGGTTAAATCCAAATGTGATGAATTGTTCCGACAAGTTGGTAAAGTTTCACCTAATTTAAGAAGAGgtcaaattttaaaacGTCAAGCCTGTTACTTGCCCGTGTTGGATGTTCCTTCTTCGAGTGGCCCATTAATTGGAGAGACAAACGTGAGTAATTTATATCTTGCATCAGGCCATTCTTGTTGGGGCATCAATAATGCACCAGGAACAGGTAAAATTATGAGTGAATTGTTGTTAGAGGGAGATGTGAAATGTGCTGATATCTCTAGTTTGGACCCATCACTATATTTTGACGCCAGTGTAttatttgaagatgaagtgGAGGAATATGATTATGAAGATGAAGCTGCAGAGGAGgatgaagaagacgaatattaa
- the RPS17B gene encoding 40S ribosomal protein eS17 (Ribosomal protein 17B; downregulated upon phagocytosis by murine macrophages; Hap43-induced; Spider biofilm repressed), with amino-acid sequence MGRVRTKTVKRASKVLIERFYPKLTLDFETNKRLTSEIAVIQSKRLRNKIAGYTTHLMKRIQKGPVRGISFKLQEEERERKDQYVPEVSALDLSHTNGQLEIDADTADLVKSLGFKIPVQTVSISAQRGPRRFAKRN; translated from the exons aTG GGTCGTGTTAGAACTAAGACTGTTAAGAGAGCCTCCAAGGTTTTGATTGAAAGATTTTACCCAAAATTGACTTTGGATTTCGAAACTAACAAAAGATTGACTTCTGAAATCGCTGTCATTCAATCTAAAAGATTAAGAAACAAGATTGCTGGTTACACCACCCACTTGATGAAGAGAATTCAAAAAGGTCCAGTTAGAGgtatttctttcaaattacaagaagaagaaagagaaagaaaagatcAATACGTTCCAGAAGTTTCTGCTTTGGACTTGTCTCACACTAATGGTCAATTAGAAATTGATGCTGATACTGCTGATTTGGTCAAATCTTTGGGTTTCAAGATTCCAGTTCAAACTGTTTCAATCTCTGCTCAAAGAGGTCCAAGAAGATTTGCTAAAAGAAACTAA
- a CDS encoding uncharacterized protein (Pry family pathogenesis-related protein; predicted to be extracellular) gives MKTLLFIYLQLLLLLSIIIGRVVKVEYLHLVVEVEPSTITESCLSDGIDGYSGSFYLNTTFAELMLKEHNNKRKLHQSCPLKWSSELFNYASQFAAEYSCSGILQHSGGKYGENLAFGYSPIGAIEAWYDEGEMYVYGSENVYNHFTAIVWNNTNSLGCAYKSCDTTTNLNALYIVCSYYPPGNVIGYSSQNVFPLNSKMVN, from the coding sequence ATGAAAACcttattgtttatttatcTTCAGctactattattactacTGATAATAATCGGTAGAGTTGTTAAAGTGGAGTATTTACATTTGGTAGTGGAAGTGGAACCCTCTACAATAACCGAACTGTGCTTATCAGACGGTATTGATGGATATCTGGGATCATTCTATTTGAACACGACATTTGCTGAATTAATGTTGAAAgaacacaacaacaagaggAAACTCCATCAAAGTTGTCCCCTCAAATGGTCTTCAGAACTTTTCAACTATGCATCTCAGTTTGCAGCTGAATATTCTTGCTCAGGAATATTGCAACATTCTGGTGGTAAATATGGAGAGAATTTAGCTTTTGGTTATCTGCCCATAGGAGCTATAGAAGCTTGGTATGATGAAGGGGAAATGTATGTTTACGGTTCAGAAAATGTGTATAACCATTTCACGGCAATTGTGTGGAACAACACTAATTCTCTTGGTTGTGCTTACAAATCTTGTgatactactactaatttAAATGCATTATATATTGTATGTTCATATTACCCTCCAGGAAATGTTATTGGGTATTCCTCACAAAATGTTTTCCcattaaattcaaagatGGTCAACTAA
- the BIG1 gene encoding Big1p (Endoplasmic reticulum (ER) protein; ortholog of S. cerevisiae Big1; required for beta-1,6-glucan synthesis, filamentation, adhesion, and virulence; rat catheter biofilm repressed) has product MRLFVLLAYIIPFILCQLTPVLVASHKLVRGLKEEINPSNTLPHNVTSVTNMLKKLITECSSDAYLLINQPGLTYADLTTEKKDNWPFLRNYLYMSSTIVGLPRVENPIDLDFLEQYIISNCDAETINVWHDSEDEVVDYYDIRKRVIRIDLSPLSISNHDDRVKEIFEHDQLIRKILRKLPSAHYTIILTSLEPGIIHPVPRFLMEETPASFEIFDDIINDPFHNREIEKNDRFHKVEPNWNPIRDSNDRYYRNKKKDEIHLFDYELWEKNEKLITTIFVMVLSLFMMKIISFFNYLKQKIIQKKQQKSKRGIIADDKKLD; this is encoded by the coding sequence ATGAGATTATTCGTCCTACTAGCATATATTATTCCATTTATATTATGTCAGTTAACTCCAGTGTTGGTTGCTTCTCATAAGTTAGTTCGAGgtttgaaagaagaaatcaatcCTTCAAACACTTTGCCTCATAATGTTACTTCGGTGACAAATATGCTTAAGAAGCTAATAACTGAATGTTCTTCAGATGCATATTTACTTATCAATCAACCAGGGTTAACATATGCTGATTTGACTAcggaaaagaaagataatTGGCCATTTTTAAGGAATTACTTGTATATGtcatcaacaattgttgGATTGCCTAGAGTGGAAAACCCTATAGATTTAGATTTTCTTGAACAATACATTATCAGTAATTGTGATGCAGAGACTATCAATGTTTGGCATGATAGTGAAGATGAAGTAGTTGATTATTATGATATTCGGAAACGAGTGATTCgaattgatttatcaccattatcaattaGCAATCATGATGATCGAGtcaaagaaatatttgaacatgatcaattgattagaaaaattttgagGAAATTACCATCTGCTCATTATACAATTATTTTAACTAGTTTAGAACCCGGGATTATTCATCCAGTGCCACGGTTTTTAATGGAAGAAACCCCAGCTTCGTTTGAAATTTTCgatgatattattaatgatcCATTTCATAATcgagaaattgaaaaaaatgatcGATTTCACAAAGTAGAACCAAATTGGAATCCAATAAGAGATAGTAATGATAGATACTAcagaaataaaaagaaagatgaaattcatttgtttgattatgaattatgggaaaagaatgaaaaattaatcaCTACGATATTTGTGATGGTTTTAAGTCTTTTCATGATGAAGATCATTTCCTTCTTCAATTacttgaaacaaaaaataatacaaaagaaacaacaaaaatcGAAGCGAGGTATTATTGCTGACGATAAGAAATTAGATTAA
- a CDS encoding uncharacterized protein (Ortholog of C. parapsilosis CDC317 : CPAR2_210560, C. dubliniensis CD36 : Cd36_10180, Candida orthopsilosis Co 90-125 : CORT_0A09890 and Candida tropicalis MYA-3404 : CTRG_04072), with translation MAENAHSISTATDSSAYSSGKSSTKHGHRNKRLKSTNSSRYMVQETPVPVQTNSEISQNLKTSTLTTTTTNSNNDNNNGNTNEIAILNSSPLKQLSPSQPLPEVLPTEPDENQPASFEQSQSTKFPIDVIPIQSSHATNESSVLEDQSLLDRSYWSKQVFEFNVDPLSCSIGTNPININSQNTMEIPTELSFSVWSNALLESIQREMILYQSLIVKRYKLFQQFEFLNTIVNNYADDLIQQENQLIEKINLIKVKLAEIIERGI, from the coding sequence ATGGCTGAAAATGCACACTCTAtatcaacagcaacagACTCTTCTGCTTATAGCTCTGGGAAGTCATCTACCAAGCATGGGCACAGAAACAAAAGGTTGAAAAGTACCAATTCTTCACGCTACATGGTTCAAGAAACCCCCGTGCCAGTTCAAACCAATTCAGAGATCTctcaaaatttaaaaacGTCTACCCTTactacaactactactaacAGCAATAacgataataataatggcaATACAAACGAAATTGCCATACTCAACTCATCACctttaaaacaattatcTCCATCTCAACCTCTACCAGAAGTATTGCCTACTGAACCTGATGAAAATCAACCTGCCTCATTTGAACAATCTCAAAGTACAAAATTTCCAATAGATGTTATTCCAATCCAATCTTCTCATGCAACCAATGAAAGTAGTGTTCTTGAAGATCAACTGCTACTTGATCGGTCATACTGGAGCAAACAAGTGTTTGAGTTCAATGTTGATCCATTATCGTGTTCAATTGGTACGAACCCTATTAATATAAATTCACAAAACACTATGGAAATCCCAACGgaattatcattttcagTTTGGAGTAATGCATTACTTGAATCTATTCAACGGGAAATGATATTATATCAATCATTAATTGTCAAGCGATATAAATTATtccaacaatttgaattcttaAACACCATAGTTAATAATTATGCTGATGATTTGATACAACAAGAGAACCAATTGATAGAGAAAATAAATCTTATTAAAGTCAAATTGGCAGAAATAATTGAACGTGGTATTTAA
- the ALP1 gene encoding Alp1p (Cystine transporter; present in pathogenic yeasts (no human or murine homolog); Spider biofilm induced), whose protein sequence is MSVEYPNSVTSLDKKPQVDLENVIEDASTSSEHRVAQTENLNRSLGARTINLICLGGVIGTGIFLGMGKMLSNAGPLGLLLNYLIMGSMIYFMMLSLGEMSVQYPISGSFAVYTKRFGSDSLAFATLFNYWLNDCVSVAADLVALQLVMQYWTNFHWYVISIIFWVFLLLLNVLHVRLYAEAEYSLALLKVVTIIIFFIVSIICNAGKNPQHEYIGFKYWSYGDAPFVDGIRGFSKVFASAAYSFGGLESVSLTAGETKNPTRVIPKTVQMTFFRVLIFYILTAFFIGMNIPYDYPNLLTKKVATSPFTIVFQMVGAKGAGSFMNAVIMTSIVSAGNHALYAGSRLAYNLSLHGYIPKIFLPMNRFRVPYVAVIITWLIGGLCFASAFVGSGELWSWLQAIVGLSNLISWWVIGVVSIRFRRGLEKQGRTHELLFKNWSYPYGPLYVVILGGFIILVQGWTTFSPFSVNDFFQSYLELGVFPLCFVFWWLVVRKGKDKFVKFEDMDFDTDRYYETPEEIEKNRYANSLKGWAKFKYNFADNFL, encoded by the coding sequence atgTCCGTTGAATATCCTAATAGTGTAACGTCACTAGATAAAAAACCCCAAGTTGACTTGGAAAATGTGATTGAAGAtgcatcaacatcatcagaGCATAGAGTCGCACAAACAGAGAATCTTAATAGAAGTTTAGGTGCTCGTAccatcaatttgatttgtctTGGTGGTGTCATTGGAACCGGGATTTTCTTAGGTATGGGGAAAATGTTACTGAATGCTGGACCATTAggtttattattgaattatctTATAATGGGttcaatgatttatttcatGATGTTGAGTCTTGGAGAAATGTCTGTTCAGTATCCTATATCTGGGTCATTTGCCGTTTATACCAAGAGATTTGGTTCTGATTCTCTTGCCTTTGCaactttatttaattattggCTTAATGATTGTGTTAGTGTTGCCGCAGACTTGGTTGCCTTACAATTAGTGATGCAATATTGGACCAATTTCCATTGGTATGTGATATCTATTATATTTTGggtatttttattattgttaaacGTGTTACATGTGAGATTATACGCCGAAGCAGAATATTCACTTGCCTTGTTGAAAGTGGTgacaattattatatttttcattgttagtattatttGTAACGCTGGGAAAAATCCACAACACGAATACATTGGGTTTAAATATTGGAGTTATGGCGATGCTCCATTTGTTGATGGAATCCGTGGATTCAGTAAAGTCTTTGCCTCAGCTGCTTATAGTTTTGGTGGATTGGAGTCAGTATCTCTTACTGCAGGTGAAACTAAAAATCCAACTAGAGTAATTCCCAAAACTGTTCAAATGACATTTTTCCGtgttttgatattttatATCTTAACTGCTTTTTTCATTGGTATGAACATTCCTTATGATTATCCAAATTTGTTGACTAAAAAAGTTGCCACTTCTCCATTTACCATTGTTTTCCAAATGGTAGGAGCTAAAGGTGCTGGAAGTTTTATGAATGCAGTTATTATGACTTCGATTGTTTCCGCCGGAAATCATGCCTTGTATGCTGGGTCGAGATTGGCCTATAATTTGAGTTTACATGGTTACATACCAAAAATATTCTTACCTATGAATCGTTTCAGAGTTCCATATGTGGCAGTAATTATAACTTGGTTGATTGGAGGCTTATGTTTTGCTTCAGCATTTGTGGGATCTGGTGAATTGTGGTCTTGGTTACAAGCAATTGTCGGGCtttccaatttgatttcttggtgGGTGATTGGTGTTGTTTCAATTCGTTTCAGACGAGGTTTGGAAAAACAAGGAAGAACCCATGAGTtgttattcaaaaattggtCTTATCCTTATGGTCCCTTATACGTTGTAATTTTAGGtggatttattattttagtTCAAGGATGGACCACATTTTCTCCATTTTCCGTGAATGATTTTTTCCAGTCCTATTTGGAATTGGGAGTTTTCCCATTGTGCTTTGTTTTTTGGTGGTTAGTGGTTCGTAAGGGGAAAGATAAATTTGTCAAGTTTGAAGACATGGATTTTGATACCGATAGGTATTATGAAACTCCTGAAGAAATAGAGAAAAATAGATACGCCAACTCATTGAAAGGATGGGCAAAGTTCAAGTACAATTTTGCAGATAACTTTTTGTAA
- a CDS encoding aspartyl aminopeptidase (Putative aspartyl aminopeptidase; stationary phase enriched protein; mutation confers hypersensitivity to 5-fluorouracil (5-FU); Hog1-induced; planktonic growth-induced; rat catheter and Spider biofilm repressed) has protein sequence MASASTSKELKYAQEFVDFVNASPTPYHAVNSVKSLLSEAGFEEIHERTNWFKSHTLQKGGKYFVTRNGSSIIAFTIGEQFKNGNGIAIVGAHTDSPCLRIKPISKKTSEGFIQIGVEQYGGLIAHSWFDRDLSIAGRVYVNENGQFVPKLLKIDKPLLRIPTLAIHLDREVNTKFEFNKETKLVPIAGQTSIDKNEKESSASASKSCADDPNLQLTPDQFESVQNVISRHNKSLVELIAKELNVEPTQIEDFELILFDHQKSTIGGLNDEFIFSPRLDNLTSCFTAAKGLVESIKNLPKEEGISLISLFDHEEIGSVSAQGADSTFLPDIIQRLTKFDFDNTNSSDNVDYFHETMSKSFLLSSDMAHGVHPNYADKYEGQNRPQLNLGPVIKINANQRYATNSPGIVLLKKVADKVQVPLQLFVVRNDSPCGSTIGPILAAKLGIRTLDLGNPQLSMHSIRETGGTFDILKLTDLFKSFFENYIELDRKILVDHL, from the coding sequence ATGGCTTCAGCATCAACTAGTAAAGAGTTGAAATATGCACAAGAGTTTGTTGACTTTGTCAATGCTTCTCCTACTCCATACCATGCTGTAAACTCAgtgaaatcattattatctgAAGCGGGGTTTGAAGAAATTCACGAAAGAACCAATTGGTTTAAATCTCATACTTTACAAAAAGGTGGTAAATATTTTGTCACCAGAAACGGATCCTCAATAATTGCATTCACAATTGGTgaacaatttaaaaatggGAATGGGATTGCCATTGTTGGTGCTCATACTGATTCACCATGTCTTCGTATCAAACCAATTTCCAAGAAAACATCTGAAGGGTTCATTCAAATTGGAGTAGAACAATATGGTGGATTAATTGCTCATTCTTGGTTTGATCGTGATTTATCTATTGCGGGGAGAGTTTATGTCAATGAAAATGGACAATTTGTTCccaaattattgaaaatcgATAAACCATTATTAAGAATTCCAACATTGGCAATTCATTTAGATCGTGAAGTCAACactaaatttgaattcaataaagaaaCTAAATTAGTTCCAATTGCTGGTCAAACATCAATagataaaaatgaaaaggaAAGCTCAGCTTCAGCTTCCAAATCATGTGCTGATGATCCTAATTTACAATTAACCCCAGATCAATTTGAATCAGTTCAAAATGTTATTTCAAGACATAATAAATCTTTGGTGGAATTGATTGCAAAAGAGCTTAATGTTGAACCTACacaaattgaagattttgaattgattttatttgatcATCAAAAATCTACAATTGGTGGGTTAAACgatgaatttattttctcACCTAGATTAGATAATTTAACTTCATGTTTTACTGCTGCTAAAGGGTTAgttgaatcaattaaaaactTACCAAAAGAGGAAGggatttctttgatttcattGTTTGATCACGAAGAAATTGGAAGTGTTTCAGCACAAGGTGCTGACTCCACCTTCTTACCTGATATAATTCAACGtttaacaaaatttgatttcgaTAACACCAACAGTTCAGATAATGTGGATTATTTCCATGAAACAATGTCGAAATCTTTCTTGTTATCTTCTGATATGGCGCATGGAGTTCATCCAAACTATGCTGATAAATATGAAGGACAAAATCGTccacaattgaatttgggTCCTGTGATTAAGATTAATGCTAATCAAAGATATGCTACAAATTCACCAGGTATTgtattgttgaagaaagtTGCAGATAAAGTTCAAGTTCCATTAcaattatttgttgttaGAAATGATTCACCCTGTGGATCTACCATTGGACCCATCTTAGCTGCCAAATTGGGAATTAGAACATTAGATTTAGGAAATCCTCAATTATCAATGCATTCAATTAGAGAAACTGGTGGTACTTTTGATATTCTTAAATTAACAGACttatttaaatcatttttcGAAAACTACATAGAATTGGATAGAAAAATTTTAGTTGACCatctttga
- the ADA2 gene encoding chromatin-binding transcription regulator (Zinc finger and homeodomain transcriptional coactivator; role in cell wall integrity and in sensitivity to caspofungin; required for the normal transcriptional response to caspofungin; required for yeast cell adherence to silicone substrate) has translation MDSRTKLFHCDVCSSDCTNRIRIQCAICTDYDLCVPCFAAGLTTGDHKPWHDYQIIEQNTYPIFDRDWGADEELLLIQGCETSGLGNWADIADHIGNRSKEEVAEHYFKIYLESKDYPLPEMNKDFTDVSPLQFLEERKERLEKRKNIPLPPPRGKPVASVPLCHEIQGYMPGRLEFDHEAENEAEIPIKDMVFDPEDSANDIDLKLTILDIYNSRLTTRAERKRVMILNHLLDYRKNIGSDKRKSKEEKDLLKKINAFIRILTPEDFESFSRDLLTELKCRMKIQQLQTWRRNGITTLEDGAKFEKDKVIRAAHYQRMGNGTGSGRHSQTPGLTNGNSFNGNGHRNKFSPQPEFRSKSTTARAPLDISHAADFELLSAEEKQLCATLRILPKPYLAIKNQLMREAVKNNGVLKKKDARQALKIDVNKASKIYEFFVHMGWCSQG, from the coding sequence ATGGATTCAAGAACAAAATTATTCCATTGTGATGTTTGCAGTTCAGATTGTACTAATAGGATACGTATTCAATGTGCCATTTGTACAGACTATGATTTATGTGTGCCTTGTTTTGCTGCAGGATTGACTACTGGAGATCATAAACCATGGCatgattatcaaattattgaacAAAACACATATCCAATATTTGATCGTGATTGGGGAGcagatgaagaattattattaattcaaGGATGTGAAACTTCTGGATTGGGTAATTGGGCTGATATTGCTGATCATATTGGTAATCGAtccaaagaagaagttgcTGAacattatttcaaaatatatttagAGAGTAAAGATTATCCATTACCGGAAATGAATAAAGATTTCACCGATGTGTCACCATTACAATTTCTTgaggaaagaaaagaacGATTAGAAAAACGGAAAAATataccattaccaccacctcGAGGGAAACCTGTTGCTTCAGTCCCATTGTGTCATGAAATTCAAGGTTATATGCCTGGTAGATTGGAGTTTGACCATGAAGCAGAAAATGAAGCGGAAATTCCTATCAAAGATATGGTTTTCGATCCTGAAGATCTGGCTAATGATatagatttgaaattaacgATATTGgatatttataattctCGATTAACAACTAGAGCTGAACGTAAACGAgtaatgattttgaatcaTTTATTGGATTACAGAAAAAATATAGGTTCcgataaaagaaaatctaaggaagaaaaagatttattgaaaaaaataaatgcaTTTATTAGAATACTAACACCAGAAGACTTTGAAAGTTTTTCACGTGATTTATTGACAGAATTGAAATGTCGTAtgaaaattcaacaattacaaaCATGGAGACGTAATGGAATTACTACTTTAGAGGATGGAgcaaaatttgaaaaggATAAAGTCATCAGAGCTGCCCATTATCAAAGAATGGGCAATGGTACAGGCTCTGGAAGACATTCCCAAACACCAGGATTAACGAATGGTAATTCTTTCAATGGTAATGGCCATCGCAATAAATTTTCACCACAACCTGAATTCAGATCGAAATCAACTACTGCTAGAGCTCCATTGGATATTAGTCATGCAGCTGATTTTGAGTTATTATCAGCTGAGGAAAAACAATTATGTGCTACATTAAGAATATTACCCAAACCTTATTTGGCTATTAAGAACCAATTGATGAGAGAAGCAGTTAAAAATAACGGtgtattgaaaaagaaagacgCTAGACAAGcattgaaaattgatgTCAATAAAGCTTCTAAAATCTATGAATTCTTTGTGCATATGGGATGGTGTTCTCAGGGGTAA